A stretch of Lysobacter sp. K5869 DNA encodes these proteins:
- the bioA gene encoding adenosylmethionine--8-amino-7-oxononanoate transaminase gives MLAEPGNAAADAWRERDLNVLWHPCTQMREHPHTLPLLPIASGRGPWLIGHDGRRYLDAISSWWTNIFGHAEPRIAAAIGEQARTLEHVILAGVSHPPAVELAERLLAIAPRQSGRAPLTKVFYADNGSAGVEVALKMAFHWFRNRGVEGRTKFVALENGYHGETLGALAVGDIPLYRRIYAPLLIESLFAPSPDAYECEPGQTPAERAQQAARALRDLLERHAGQVCAMILEPRVQCAGGMRMHDPEYLRLAREICDEHGVFLIADEIAVGFGRTGTMFASEQAGVMPDLLCLSKGLTGGALPLAAVLATQSIYDGFLDDSRERAFLHSHSYTGNPLACAAALASLSIFEQDGVIERNRGTSARMAELAAPLREHAHVAEVRQAGMIVAFELTRGGDKRTPFDPAARIGLRAYRAALQRGVLLRPLGDILYWMPPYCVDEDALQLLARTTREAIDSAIAEADA, from the coding sequence ATGCTAGCAGAGCCCGGCAACGCTGCGGCGGACGCCTGGCGCGAACGCGACTTGAACGTGCTGTGGCACCCGTGCACGCAAATGCGCGAACACCCGCACACCCTGCCCTTGCTGCCCATCGCCAGCGGCCGCGGCCCCTGGCTGATCGGCCACGACGGCCGCCGCTACCTGGACGCGATTTCCAGTTGGTGGACCAACATTTTCGGCCATGCCGAGCCGCGCATCGCCGCGGCCATCGGCGAACAGGCGCGGACCCTGGAGCACGTGATCCTGGCCGGCGTCTCGCACCCGCCGGCGGTGGAACTGGCCGAGCGCCTGCTCGCCATCGCCCCGCGCCAGAGCGGGCGCGCGCCGCTGACCAAGGTGTTCTACGCCGACAACGGCTCGGCCGGGGTCGAGGTGGCGCTGAAGATGGCGTTCCACTGGTTCCGCAACCGCGGCGTCGAAGGCCGCACCAAGTTCGTCGCCCTGGAGAACGGCTACCACGGCGAAACCCTCGGCGCGCTGGCCGTGGGCGATATTCCGCTGTACCGGCGCATCTACGCGCCGCTGCTGATCGAGTCGCTGTTCGCGCCCTCGCCCGACGCCTACGAGTGCGAACCCGGCCAGACCCCGGCCGAGCGCGCGCAGCAGGCCGCGCGGGCTTTGCGCGATCTGCTCGAACGCCATGCCGGACAGGTCTGCGCGATGATCCTGGAGCCGCGCGTGCAGTGCGCCGGTGGCATGCGCATGCACGACCCCGAGTACCTGCGGCTGGCGCGAGAGATCTGCGACGAGCACGGCGTGTTCCTGATCGCCGACGAGATCGCGGTCGGCTTCGGCCGCACCGGCACGATGTTCGCCAGCGAACAGGCCGGAGTGATGCCCGACCTGCTGTGCCTGTCCAAGGGCCTGACCGGCGGCGCGCTGCCGCTGGCGGCGGTGCTGGCCACGCAATCGATCTACGACGGCTTCCTCGACGATTCGCGCGAACGCGCCTTCCTGCATTCGCACAGCTACACCGGCAACCCGCTGGCCTGCGCGGCGGCGTTGGCGAGCCTGTCGATCTTCGAGCAGGACGGCGTGATCGAACGCAACCGCGGCACCAGCGCGCGCATGGCCGAACTGGCCGCGCCGCTGCGCGAGCACGCGCACGTGGCCGAGGTGCGGCAAGCGGGCATGATCGTCGCGTTCGAGCTGACCCGCGGCGGCGACAAGCGCACGCCGTTCGACCCGGCCGCGCGCATCGGCTTGCGCGCCTATCGCGCCGCGCTGCAGCGCGGCGTGCTGCTGCGCCCGCTCGGCGACATCTTGTACTGGATGCCGCCGTACTGCGTCGACGAAGACGCCTTGCAACTGCTCGCGCGGACCACGCGCGAAGCCATCGACAGCGCGATCGCGGAGGCCGACGCATGA
- the nudE gene encoding ADP compounds hydrolase NudE, whose amino-acid sequence MSRRLPIVHNVVEHDASGYRMESLDLEFSNGERRRYERLLGRPRAAGPGAVIVVPMLDDETVLLVREYAAGVHRYELGLVKGRIDAGEDAIEAADRELKEEAGYGARSLTVLRSLSLAPTYMIHQAYLVLARDLYPERLPGDEPEELEVIPWKLDRLHELILREDFSEGRTIAALFIAREWLRHGEPAPPPAEDADPAGGAEIAP is encoded by the coding sequence GTGAGCCGGCGCCTGCCGATCGTCCACAACGTCGTCGAGCACGACGCCTCCGGCTATCGGATGGAATCGCTCGACCTGGAGTTCTCCAACGGCGAGCGCCGCCGCTACGAGCGCCTGCTCGGCCGCCCGCGCGCGGCCGGCCCCGGCGCGGTGATCGTGGTGCCGATGCTCGACGACGAGACCGTGCTGCTGGTGCGCGAGTACGCCGCCGGCGTGCACCGCTACGAGCTGGGGCTGGTCAAGGGCCGGATCGACGCCGGCGAGGACGCGATCGAGGCCGCGGACCGCGAGCTCAAGGAAGAAGCCGGCTACGGTGCGCGCTCGCTGACCGTGCTGCGCTCGCTGAGTCTGGCGCCCACCTACATGATCCATCAGGCCTATCTGGTGCTGGCGCGCGATCTCTACCCCGAGCGCCTGCCCGGCGACGAGCCGGAAGAGCTCGAAGTGATTCCGTGGAAGCTCGACCGCCTGCACGAGCTGATCCTGCGCGAGGACTTCTCCGAAGGCCGCACCATCGCCGCGCTGTTCATCGCCCGCGAATGGCTGCGCCACGGCGAGCCGGCGCCGCCGCCGGCCGAAGACGCCGACCCCGCCGGCGGCGCGGAGATCGCGCCGTGA
- the cysQ gene encoding 3'(2'),5'-bisphosphate nucleotidase CysQ has translation MVEGAVAIARAAAAAILKVYDGEFAVERKADASPVTAADLAAHHLILDGLARLTPDIPVLSEESADEVGTAQRRAWDRLWLVDPLDGTREFVKRNGEFSVNLALIERGEPVFGLVLAPVGGALWHGARGGHAYRRDGDAERRVRVQVPPAQPMRVAASRSHHSQRSDDFLARAHREAPGGIAMVSLGSSLKFCRIAEGSLDLYPRFGPTSEWDTAAGQCVLEAAGGALLDPRGRPFRYNQREHLLNGDFIALGDASLPWRTWRDG, from the coding sequence CTGGTCGAAGGCGCCGTCGCCATCGCCCGCGCCGCCGCCGCGGCGATCCTTAAGGTCTACGACGGCGAGTTCGCGGTCGAGCGCAAGGCCGACGCCTCGCCGGTCACCGCCGCCGATCTGGCCGCGCACCATCTGATCCTCGACGGGCTCGCGCGGTTGACCCCGGACATCCCGGTGCTGTCGGAAGAGTCCGCCGACGAAGTCGGCACCGCGCAACGCCGCGCCTGGGACCGCTTGTGGCTGGTCGATCCGCTCGACGGCACCCGCGAGTTCGTCAAGCGCAACGGCGAGTTCTCGGTCAATCTGGCCTTGATCGAACGCGGCGAGCCGGTGTTCGGGCTGGTGCTGGCGCCGGTCGGCGGCGCGCTGTGGCACGGCGCGCGCGGCGGCCACGCCTATCGCCGCGACGGCGACGCCGAGCGCCGCGTGCGCGTGCAGGTGCCGCCGGCGCAGCCGATGCGGGTGGCCGCGAGCCGTTCGCACCACAGCCAGCGCAGCGACGATTTCCTCGCCCGCGCCCATCGCGAAGCCCCCGGCGGCATCGCCATGGTCAGCCTGGGCTCGTCCCTGAAATTCTGCCGCATCGCCGAAGGCTCGCTGGATCTGTATCCGCGCTTCGGCCCGACCAGCGAGTGGGACACCGCCGCCGGCCAATGCGTGCTCGAGGCCGCCGGCGGCGCGTTGCTGGATCCGCGCGGGCGGCCGTTCCGTTACAACCAGCGCGAACATCTGCTCAACGGCGACTTCATCGCCCTGGGCGATGCGTCGCTGCCGTGGAGGACTTGGCGAGATGGCTGA
- the mazG gene encoding nucleoside triphosphate pyrophosphohydrolase gives MAEVLNLPPGIAGLLEIMARLRDRERGCPWDIEQTFATIAPYTIEEAYEVADAIDRGDLDALKDELGDLLLQVVFHARMAQEQNAFAFEDVVAAINDKMVRRHPHVFGEASVEDVDAQTVAWEEQKRRERQAAGETDTSALAGLSRGLPEWQRAVKLQKRAATVGFDWPAPTPVIAKLHEEIEEVRVEFDAVAAAPDDAAARDRLEEEIGDVLFVCANLARHAKVDVGAALRRANLKFERRFRAMELQAAQDGMALPELSLERQDEYWEKAKRAERENGK, from the coding sequence ATGGCTGAAGTGCTGAACCTGCCGCCGGGCATCGCCGGCCTGCTGGAAATCATGGCCCGGCTGCGCGACCGCGAGCGCGGCTGCCCGTGGGACATCGAGCAGACTTTCGCCACCATCGCCCCGTACACCATCGAGGAAGCCTACGAGGTCGCCGACGCGATCGACCGCGGCGATCTCGACGCGCTCAAGGACGAACTCGGCGATCTGCTGCTGCAAGTGGTGTTCCATGCGCGCATGGCGCAGGAGCAGAACGCGTTCGCGTTCGAGGACGTGGTCGCCGCGATCAACGACAAGATGGTGCGCCGGCATCCGCACGTGTTCGGCGAGGCCAGCGTCGAGGACGTCGACGCGCAGACCGTGGCCTGGGAAGAGCAGAAGCGCCGCGAGCGCCAGGCGGCCGGCGAAACCGACACCTCGGCCTTGGCCGGCCTCTCGCGCGGCCTGCCGGAATGGCAGCGCGCGGTGAAGCTGCAAAAGCGCGCCGCCACGGTCGGCTTCGATTGGCCGGCGCCGACGCCGGTGATCGCCAAGCTGCACGAGGAAATCGAGGAAGTGCGGGTCGAATTCGACGCGGTCGCCGCCGCGCCCGACGACGCGGCCGCGCGCGACCGGTTGGAGGAAGAGATCGGCGACGTGCTGTTCGTCTGCGCCAATCTCGCCCGCCACGCCAAGGTCGACGTCGGCGCCGCGCTGCGCCGCGCCAACCTCAAGTTCGAGCGCCGCTTCCGCGCGATGGAACTGCAGGCCGCGCAGGACGGCATGGCCTTGCCGGAGCTGTCGCTGGAGCGGCAGGACGAGTACTGGGAAAAGGCCAAGCGGGCCGAGCGCGAAAACGGCAAGTGA
- a CDS encoding YnfA family protein encodes MLKTLLLFLITAVAEIVGCYLPYLWLRKGGSVWLLLPAAASLALFAWLLTLHPTASGRVYAAYGGVYVTVAIFWLWWADAVKPSRWDLFGAALCLAGMAVIMFAPRSA; translated from the coding sequence ATGCTCAAGACCTTGCTGCTGTTCCTGATCACCGCCGTGGCCGAAATCGTCGGCTGCTATCTGCCGTACCTGTGGCTGCGCAAAGGCGGCAGCGTCTGGCTGTTGCTGCCCGCGGCCGCCAGCCTCGCCCTGTTCGCGTGGCTGCTGACCTTGCATCCCACCGCCTCGGGCCGCGTGTACGCCGCGTACGGCGGCGTCTATGTCACCGTGGCGATCTTCTGGCTGTGGTGGGCGGACGCGGTGAAACCCAGCCGCTGGGACCTGTTCGGCGCCGCGCTGTGCCTGGCCGGCATGGCGGTGATCATGTTCGCGCCGCGCTCGGCTTGA
- a CDS encoding DUF962 domain-containing protein translates to MSDRFANFREFYPFYLSEHSNRTSRRLHFVGSCGVLALVALAIAQGRPWLLLGALVCGYGFAWVGHFFFEKNRPATFKHPFYSFAGDWVMFKDILTGKIKF, encoded by the coding sequence ATGTCCGACCGCTTCGCCAATTTCCGCGAGTTCTATCCGTTCTACCTGAGCGAGCACAGCAACCGCACCAGCCGCCGGCTGCATTTTGTCGGCAGTTGCGGCGTGCTGGCGCTGGTCGCGCTGGCGATCGCGCAAGGGCGGCCGTGGCTGTTGCTGGGCGCCTTGGTGTGCGGCTACGGCTTCGCCTGGGTCGGGCATTTCTTCTTCGAGAAGAACCGGCCGGCGACCTTCAAGCACCCGTTCTATTCCTTCGCCGGCGATTGGGTGATGTTCAAGGACATCCTGACCGGCAAGATCAAGTTCTGA
- a CDS encoding DMT family protein: MLADRLYPILLLLGSNIFMTFAWYGHLKYKSAPLTVAIAVSWGIALFEYCLQVPANRMGSAVYSAPQLKGMQEVITLLVFAGFSIWYLGQPLKWNHWAGFGLIVVAAWLIFLD; this comes from the coding sequence ATGCTCGCCGACCGCCTCTACCCGATCCTGCTCCTGCTGGGCTCCAACATCTTCATGACCTTCGCCTGGTACGGGCATCTGAAGTACAAGTCGGCGCCGCTGACGGTGGCCATCGCGGTCAGCTGGGGCATCGCCCTGTTCGAGTACTGCCTGCAGGTGCCGGCCAACCGCATGGGCAGCGCGGTCTATTCGGCGCCGCAGCTCAAGGGCATGCAGGAGGTCATCACCCTGCTGGTGTTCGCCGGTTTCTCGATCTGGTACCTGGGCCAGCCGCTGAAGTGGAACCACTGGGCCGGGTTCGGGCTGATCGTGGTCGCGGCCTGGCTGATCTTCCTGGATTGA
- a CDS encoding response regulator transcription factor gives MQGTRDGGLVLIVEDNRNISEMVGEYLESRGFEVDYAADGLDGYRLATENSYDVVVLDLMLPRMDGIEVCKKLREEARKSTPVLMLTARDTLDEKLTGLSAGADDYLTKPFAIQELEARLRALIRRERRQVGGEVLKVADLVLDPASLRVTRGGSELQLSPIGLRLLTILMRESPRVVSRQEIEREIWGNGLPDSDTLRSHLYNLRKTIDKPFDKQLLHTVQSAGYRVADISQPPD, from the coding sequence ATGCAGGGTACTAGAGACGGGGGCTTGGTCCTCATCGTCGAAGACAACCGCAATATCTCCGAGATGGTGGGCGAGTACCTGGAAAGCCGCGGCTTCGAGGTCGATTACGCCGCCGACGGTCTGGACGGCTACCGGCTGGCGACGGAGAACAGTTACGACGTGGTCGTGCTGGATCTGATGCTGCCGCGCATGGACGGCATCGAGGTCTGCAAGAAGCTGCGCGAGGAGGCCCGCAAGTCCACGCCGGTGCTGATGCTTACCGCGCGCGACACCCTCGACGAGAAGCTCACCGGCCTGAGCGCCGGCGCCGACGACTACCTGACCAAGCCCTTCGCGATTCAGGAACTGGAAGCGCGGCTGCGCGCCCTGATCCGGCGCGAGCGCCGCCAGGTCGGCGGCGAGGTGCTCAAGGTCGCCGATCTGGTGCTCGACCCGGCCAGCCTGCGGGTCACCCGCGGCGGCAGCGAGCTGCAGCTCTCGCCGATCGGCCTGCGCCTGCTGACCATCCTGATGCGCGAATCGCCGCGCGTGGTCAGCCGGCAGGAGATCGAGCGCGAGATCTGGGGCAACGGCCTGCCCGATTCGGACACCTTGCGCAGCCATCTCTACAACCTGCGCAAGACCATCGACAAACCGTTCGACAAGCAATTGCTGCATACCGTGCAGAGCGCCGGTTACCGGGTAGCGGACATCTCGCAGCCGCCGGACTGA
- a CDS encoding HAMP domain-containing sensor histidine kinase — protein sequence MPQGLPRKIKLAFILQALIGSIAITLGILLAGLAVRHVVLEQRMQREADDYWAGRARDPNYPLPRTSTTRGHFVPAGASDSVLPAQMRGADSGLHNLPGGGKVVLVDRREAGSFYLVYSTSLIDEAILYTGLFSLLFSLLTTYLISWHTYRTSKRLVSPVSWLANVVSQWDPRDPDTSLIEPIKFPYDPGSEVRRLSSALSGLAERVSDFVQRERDFTRDASHELRTPLTVIRVATDLMLADPDTPVRAQRSLLRVQRAGRDMEAVIDAFLILARESDVEPQSEEFAVRDIVDNEMERILPLLNGKPVELHLYDEGGPRLTAPPHALGVMVANLLSNAVRFTDSGRIDVRLARDSIEIRDTGIGMSVETLTKAFTPFYRADFSAGDGKGMGLSIVRRLGERFGWPVTLTSAPGQGTTAVIRFKPGLPPPPAPPAPVAPVPRVPEA from the coding sequence ATGCCGCAAGGGCTACCGCGCAAGATCAAGCTTGCGTTCATCCTGCAAGCTTTGATCGGCAGCATAGCGATCACGCTGGGCATCCTCCTGGCGGGCTTGGCGGTGCGCCACGTCGTCCTCGAACAGCGCATGCAGCGCGAGGCCGACGATTACTGGGCCGGCCGCGCCCGCGACCCGAACTACCCGTTGCCGCGCACCTCGACCACGCGCGGCCATTTCGTCCCCGCCGGCGCCAGCGATTCGGTGCTGCCGGCGCAGATGCGCGGCGCCGATTCGGGCCTGCACAACCTGCCCGGCGGCGGCAAGGTGGTGCTGGTCGACCGGCGCGAGGCCGGCAGCTTCTATCTGGTGTATTCGACCTCGCTGATCGACGAGGCGATCCTTTACACCGGCCTGTTCTCGCTGCTGTTCTCGCTGCTGACCACGTATCTGATTTCCTGGCACACCTACCGCACCTCCAAGCGCTTGGTGTCGCCGGTGAGCTGGCTGGCGAACGTGGTCTCGCAATGGGATCCGCGCGACCCCGACACCAGCCTGATCGAGCCGATCAAATTCCCCTACGACCCCGGCAGCGAAGTGCGCCGGCTGTCGAGCGCGCTGAGCGGACTGGCCGAGCGCGTCAGCGACTTCGTCCAGCGCGAGCGCGATTTCACCCGCGACGCCAGCCACGAACTGCGCACGCCGCTGACCGTGATCCGGGTCGCCACCGACCTGATGCTGGCCGACCCCGACACGCCGGTGCGCGCGCAGCGCTCGCTGCTGCGGGTGCAGCGCGCCGGCCGCGACATGGAGGCGGTGATCGACGCCTTCCTGATTCTGGCGCGCGAATCCGACGTGGAGCCGCAGTCGGAAGAGTTCGCGGTGCGCGACATCGTCGACAACGAGATGGAACGCATCCTGCCGCTGCTCAACGGCAAGCCGGTGGAGCTGCATCTGTACGACGAGGGCGGCCCGCGCCTGACCGCGCCGCCGCACGCGCTGGGGGTGATGGTCGCCAACCTGCTCAGCAACGCGGTGCGCTTCACCGACAGCGGCCGCATCGACGTGCGGCTGGCCCGCGACAGCATCGAAATCCGCGACACCGGCATCGGCATGTCGGTGGAGACGCTGACCAAGGCCTTCACTCCGTTCTACCGCGCCGATTTCTCCGCCGGCGACGGCAAGGGCATGGGCTTGTCGATCGTGCGCCGGCTCGGCGAGCGCTTCGGCTGGCCGGTGACGCTCACCAGCGCGCCGGGGCAGGGCACGACCGCGGTGATCCGCTTCAAGCCCGGCCTGCCGCCGCCGCCCGCGCCGCCGGCGCCGGTCGCGCCGGTGCCGCGCGTGCCCGAGGCCTGA
- a CDS encoding efflux RND transporter periplasmic adaptor subunit → MSAAQPSSSRPAPTPRPRKSPWPKRAAIAVAVLALAGVGWHFYSKRSAEEAAGAYRTAKIERGDIRVTISATGALSAISTVDVGSQISGQVIDVLADYNDHVTKGQVIARIDPATYEAQINQGNAQVANARASLATAQATLRNAELDYQRKSSLVKDQLIARSDADLARAALDQARAQLNGAQAQIEQQLASTQTSRLNLQRTVIRAPVDGVVLTRSIEPGQTVAASLQAPVLFQIAEDLSKMEIVLAIDEADIGQVKPGQAVNFTVDSFPDRKFRGAVQQVRLSATNTSNVITYPVVVSVDNADGVLLPGMTANAEIEVSHRDDVLRVGNAALRYKPDDDAAAAAGAPAGGGAQRGGLGNDLPRVADQLKLDAAQRAAFDAALEQMKQRMAARNAAPGGGANGGPPAGGAPTIIMGGRGPGGGGGNNNNRNRAAGAVSGAARQRMLERFNQQFGAFRGLLSDEQKKTWDSEIGALVSARRAPLYKLVGGKPEAVVVRVGASDGSWTEVSGNIKEGDDVVVGTGRGK, encoded by the coding sequence ATGAGCGCAGCCCAGCCGTCTTCGTCCCGCCCCGCACCGACCCCGCGTCCGCGCAAGTCGCCCTGGCCCAAGCGCGCCGCCATCGCCGTGGCGGTGCTGGCCCTGGCCGGGGTCGGCTGGCACTTCTACAGTAAGCGCAGCGCCGAGGAAGCGGCCGGCGCCTACCGCACCGCCAAGATCGAGCGCGGCGACATCCGGGTGACGATCTCGGCCACCGGCGCGCTGTCGGCGATCTCCACGGTCGATGTCGGCAGCCAGATTTCCGGGCAGGTGATCGACGTGCTGGCCGACTACAACGACCACGTCACCAAGGGCCAGGTGATCGCGCGCATCGACCCGGCGACGTACGAGGCGCAGATCAACCAAGGCAACGCCCAGGTCGCCAACGCGCGCGCCTCGCTCGCCACCGCGCAGGCGACGCTGCGCAACGCCGAACTCGATTACCAGCGCAAATCCTCGCTGGTGAAGGACCAGCTGATCGCGCGCAGCGACGCCGATCTGGCCCGCGCCGCGCTCGATCAGGCGCGCGCCCAGCTCAACGGCGCGCAGGCGCAGATCGAACAGCAGTTGGCCTCGACCCAGACCTCGCGCCTGAACCTGCAGCGCACGGTGATCCGCGCGCCGGTCGACGGCGTGGTGCTGACCCGCAGCATCGAGCCGGGCCAGACCGTGGCCGCGAGCCTGCAGGCGCCGGTGCTGTTCCAGATCGCCGAAGACCTGTCGAAGATGGAGATCGTGCTGGCCATCGACGAGGCCGACATCGGTCAGGTCAAGCCGGGGCAGGCGGTCAACTTCACCGTCGATTCCTTCCCCGACCGCAAGTTCCGCGGCGCCGTGCAGCAGGTGCGGCTGTCGGCGACCAACACCAGCAACGTCATCACCTATCCGGTGGTGGTGTCGGTGGACAACGCCGACGGCGTGCTGCTGCCGGGCATGACCGCGAACGCGGAAATCGAAGTCAGCCACCGCGACGACGTGCTGCGCGTGGGCAATGCGGCGCTGCGCTACAAGCCCGACGACGATGCGGCGGCCGCGGCCGGCGCGCCGGCGGGCGGCGGCGCGCAGCGCGGCGGCTTGGGCAACGATCTGCCGCGCGTGGCCGATCAGCTCAAGCTCGACGCGGCCCAGCGCGCGGCCTTCGACGCCGCGCTGGAGCAGATGAAGCAGCGCATGGCCGCGCGCAACGCCGCGCCGGGCGGCGGCGCCAACGGCGGTCCGCCGGCGGGCGGCGCGCCGACGATCATCATGGGCGGCCGCGGTCCGGGCGGCGGGGGCGGCAACAACAACAACCGCAACCGCGCCGCCGGCGCGGTCTCCGGCGCCGCGCGCCAGCGCATGCTGGAACGCTTCAACCAGCAGTTCGGCGCGTTCCGCGGCTTGCTCAGCGACGAACAGAAGAAGACCTGGGACAGCGAGATCGGCGCCTTGGTCAGCGCGCGCCGCGCGCCGCTGTACAAGCTGGTCGGCGGCAAGCCCGAAGCGGTGGTGGTGCGGGTGGGCGCCAGCGACGGCAGCTGGACCGAGGTCTCGGGCAACATCAAGGAAGGCGACGACGTCGTCGTCGGCACCGGGCGCGGCAAATGA
- a CDS encoding ABC transporter ATP-binding protein, whose translation MSAVAAAAPVRGEAVIETRALGKVYSPGSEAEVIALHGVDLRIARGEFVAIMGPSGSGKSTLMNLIGCLDTPTSGVYLCDGVDVATLDKEERAILRRDKIGFVFQGFNLLPRMNALENVAMPMGYANVRRDERARRAQDALEAVGLGQRAGHRPSELSGGQQQRVAIARALINRPPILLADEPTGALDTRTGEEILALFKSLQAQDHTVVLITHDPDVAAHADRIFVMRDGELHEQERGA comes from the coding sequence ATGAGCGCGGTCGCGGCCGCCGCGCCCGTGCGCGGCGAGGCGGTGATCGAAACCCGCGCGCTGGGCAAGGTCTATTCGCCCGGCAGCGAGGCCGAGGTGATCGCGCTGCACGGCGTCGATCTGCGCATCGCGCGCGGCGAGTTCGTCGCGATCATGGGGCCATCGGGTTCGGGCAAGTCGACGCTGATGAACCTGATCGGCTGCCTCGACACGCCCACCAGCGGCGTGTATCTGTGCGACGGCGTCGATGTCGCCACGCTCGACAAGGAAGAGCGCGCGATCCTGCGCCGCGACAAGATCGGCTTCGTGTTCCAGGGCTTCAACTTGCTGCCGCGCATGAACGCGCTGGAGAACGTGGCGATGCCGATGGGCTACGCCAACGTGCGCCGCGACGAGCGCGCGCGGCGCGCGCAGGACGCTTTGGAAGCGGTCGGCCTGGGCCAACGCGCGGGGCACCGCCCTAGCGAACTGTCCGGCGGCCAGCAACAGCGCGTGGCGATCGCCCGCGCGCTGATCAACCGCCCGCCGATCCTGCTCGCCGACGAACCCACCGGCGCGCTCGATACGCGCACCGGCGAGGAGATCCTGGCGCTGTTCAAGAGCCTGCAAGCGCAGGACCACACCGTGGTGCTGATCACCCACGACCCGGACGTGGCCGCGCACGCCGACCGCATCTTCGTGATGCGCGACGGCGAACTGCACGAGCAGGAGCGCGGCGCATGA
- a CDS encoding ABC transporter permease: protein MNFLETLRTAVFALRGNWLRSALTSLGVIIGIAAVIVMVSVGQGTQSEIDKLVSGLGSNRLDISSGGGGRGGGGVRLSSSSFFTLTEADGDSIRNEVPEVQYVAASLRGGTQAVYAENNWSTQWQGVQPDFFDINGWTIAAGSNFEARDYGSGAKSVILGETVRRELFGDEDAIGQTVRLGRVPFTVIGTLNPKGQGGFGQDQDDVVLVPLETGRRRMLGAMGLPNGAVMQIAVGVGRAEDVSYAQEQIEGLLRQRHKIQPGSDDDFSVRNIAEVVATRTQTTRLMSLLLGAVATISLIVGGIGIMNIMLVSVTERIREIGLRMAVGAGPGDIQRQFLAEAMLISLIGGALGIAIGVVGTLLVSRIGALPVALNGQVIGLAAGFSIATGLFFGYYPARKASQLDPIEALRQQ from the coding sequence ATGAATTTCCTGGAAACGCTGCGCACCGCGGTGTTCGCCCTGCGCGGCAACTGGCTGCGCAGCGCGCTGACTTCGCTCGGCGTCATCATCGGCATCGCCGCGGTGATCGTGATGGTCTCGGTCGGCCAGGGCACCCAGTCGGAAATCGACAAGCTGGTGTCGGGGCTGGGTTCCAACCGCCTGGACATCAGCTCCGGCGGCGGCGGGCGCGGCGGTGGCGGCGTGCGCCTGAGTTCGTCGAGCTTCTTCACGTTGACCGAAGCCGACGGCGACTCGATCCGCAACGAGGTGCCCGAAGTGCAATACGTCGCCGCCTCGTTGCGCGGCGGCACCCAGGCGGTGTACGCGGAGAACAACTGGTCGACCCAGTGGCAGGGCGTGCAGCCGGATTTCTTCGACATCAACGGCTGGACCATCGCCGCGGGCTCGAACTTCGAGGCGCGCGATTACGGCAGCGGCGCCAAGTCGGTGATCCTCGGCGAAACCGTGCGCCGCGAACTGTTCGGCGACGAGGATGCGATCGGCCAGACCGTGCGCCTGGGCCGGGTGCCGTTCACCGTGATCGGCACGCTCAACCCGAAGGGGCAGGGCGGATTCGGCCAGGACCAGGACGACGTGGTGCTGGTGCCGCTGGAAACCGGGCGCCGGCGCATGCTCGGCGCGATGGGCCTGCCCAACGGCGCGGTGATGCAGATCGCGGTCGGCGTCGGCCGCGCCGAGGACGTGTCCTACGCGCAGGAACAGATCGAAGGCCTGCTGCGCCAGCGGCACAAGATCCAACCCGGCAGCGACGACGATTTCAGCGTGCGCAACATCGCCGAAGTCGTCGCCACGCGCACCCAGACGACGCGGCTGATGTCGCTGCTGCTCGGCGCGGTGGCGACGATTTCGCTGATCGTCGGCGGCATCGGCATCATGAACATCATGCTGGTGTCGGTGACCGAGCGCATCCGCGAGATCGGCCTGCGCATGGCGGTCGGCGCCGGGCCGGGCGACATCCAGCGCCAGTTCCTGGCCGAGGCGATGCTGATCTCGCTGATCGGCGGCGCGCTCGGCATCGCTATCGGTGTGGTCGGCACCTTGCTGGTCAGCCGCATCGGCGCGTTGCCGGTGGCTTTGAACGGGCAGGTGATCGGGCTGGCGGCGGGGTTTTCGATCGCGACCGGTTTGTTCTTCGGCTATTACCCGGCGCGCAAGGCGTCGCAGCTCGATCCGATCGAGGCCTTGCGGCAGCAATGA